A DNA window from Paramormyrops kingsleyae isolate MSU_618 chromosome 10, PKINGS_0.4, whole genome shotgun sequence contains the following coding sequences:
- the rlim gene encoding E3 ubiquitin-protein ligase RLIM, translating into MENSDSLEQGTGEQSDSQRRQQLDRLDREEAFYQFVNGLSEEDYRLMRDNNLLGTPGETTEEELLSRLQQIKDGPDPSSNTEGRADETSGSEVSEEDSSGDSLLDWLNTVRRAGNTTRSGHRGNQSWRAVSRTNPNSGDFRFSLEINVNRNVAEHQVWTHDTAPAEGDGAEPPGPRVVPEAAMETSDVVEEPVVEEPVVEEPVVEEPVVEEPVVEEPVVEEPVVEEPVVEELAVIMEPEPEPEPEPEPEPQPSPVPPRVEAAPEPASPHARVPAPPSPLAEDSSRRGQRRPRSRSPERRQTRARPDRSRSPLLSLDRLDGLTSGLRQPSPRYPSIVPEVEVEGSSRTRQHVTSRQGAAEHDPQPGRGGAELTPPAPEAEGGASAEGGPAGRRPPTIMLDLQVRRVRPGEYRAGDSIANRTRSRSQTANNTYLYESERGGFRRTFSRSERAGVRTYVSTIRIPIRRISDAGLSEATSMALQSMIRQIMTGFGELSYFMDSDTESLDSGRGSAHNPEHAASPGNPEAPAAPEAPSAGHQESAGPRTEERSGEGAASAPASSRASRPAPRAPISLEESGSLPFLRLAHFFLLNDDDDEQPRGLTKEQIDNLATRNFGESDALKTCSVCITEYAQGHKLRKLPCSHEYHVHCIDRWLSENSTCPICRRAVLVSGRESVV; encoded by the exons ATGGAGAATTCTGACAGTTTAGAGCAGGGGACTGGCGAGCAGTCGGATTCTCAGCGTCGCCAGCAGCTGGACCGTCTGGATCGAGAAGAGGCCTTCTACCAGTTTGTCAATGGCTTGAGCGAGGAGGACTATCGGCTGATGCGAGATAATAATCTCCTGGGCACCCCTG gCGAGACAACGGAGGAGGAACTTTTGAGTCGACTTCAGCAAATCAAAGATGGACCCGATCCTTCGAGCAACACTGAAGGCAGAGCTGATGAGACTAGCG GATCTGAGGTTTCTGAGGAAGACTCCAGCGGAGACTCGCTCCTGGATTGGCTGAACACCGTCAGGCGGGCAGGCAATACGACACGGAGCGGTCACCGTGGAAACCAGTCTTGGAGGGCAGTGAGCAGGACCAACCCCAACAGCGGCGACTTCCGCTTCAGCCTTGAGATAAATGTCAATCGTAATGTTGCCGAGCATCAGGTGTGGACCCATGATACTGCGCCGGCGGAAGGTGACGGGGCAGAGCCTCCTGGTCCCAGGGTGGTGCCGGAGGCTGCCATGGAAACTTCAGATGTGGTGGAGGAGCCCGTGGTGGAGGAGCCCGTGGTGGAGGAGCCCGTGGTGGAGGAGCCCGTGGTGGAGGAGCCAGTTGTGGAAGAGCCCGTGGTGGAGGAGCCAGTTGTGGAGGAGCCCGTGGTGGAGGAGCTGGCTGTTATCATGGAGCCcgagcctgagcctgagcccgagcctgagcctgagccccAGCCCAGTCCGGTTCCTCCCAGAGTTGAGGCTGCCCCAGAGCCTGCCAGCCCTCATGCACGGGTGCCAGCTCCTCCAAGTCCTCTggcagaggattcttcccgcaggGGCCAGAGGAGGCCCAGGAGCCGCAGTCCTGAGCGACGGCAGACCAGGGCGCGCCCCGATAGGAGTCGCTCCCCTCTTCTCAGTCTGGACCGACTAGATGGGCTGACCTCGGGTCTTCGCCAGCCGTCTCCTCGCTACCCCAGTATAGTCCccgaggtggaggtggagggcAGCTCCAGGACCCGACAGCATGTTACATCCAGGCAGGGTGCCGCCGAACATGACCCCCAGCCGGGGCGCGGTGGGGCTGAACTGACCCCACCTGCCCCAGAGGCGGAGGGCGGCGCCAGTGCCGAGGGGGGACCCGCTGGCCGTCGCCCCCCGACCATCATGCTGGACCTGCAGGTACGGCGTGTACGGCCCGGCGAGTACCGCGCTGGGGACAGCATTGCGAACCGCACCCGCTCACGGTCCCAGACGGCCAACAACACCTACCTGTATGAGAGTGAGCGGGGTGGCTTCCGGCGGACCTTCTCGCGCTCAGAGCGTGCTGGTGTGCGCACCTACGTCAGCACCATCCGCATCCCCATCCGCCGCATCTCGGATGCTGGCCTGAGTGAGGCCACCTCCATGGCCCTGCAGTCCATGATCCGGCAGATCATGACGGGCTTTGGCGAACTCAGCTACTTCATGGACTCCGACACAGAGTCCCTGGACTCTGGCCGGGGCTCAGCCCACAACCCGGAGCATGCGGCGTCTCCCGGAAACCCCGAGGCTCCGGCCGCCCCCGAGGCACCCTCTGCCGGTCACCAGGAGAGTGCCGGCCCACGGACGGAGGAACGGTCCGGGGAGGGTGCCGCCTCCGCCCCCGCATCCAGCAGGGCGTCCCGCCCGGCGCCTCGTGCGCCCATCAGCCTGGAGGAGTCGGGCTCCCTCCCCTTCCTGCGGCTGGCCCACTTCTTCCTGCTGAACGACGATGACGATGAGCAGCCGCGGGGTCTCACGAAGGAGCAGATCGACAACCTGGCCACACGCAACTTCGGCGAGAGTGACGCCCTCAAGACATGCAGCGTGTGTATCACGGAGTACGCGCAGGGTCACAAGTTGCGCAAGTTGCCCTGCTCACACGAGTACCATGTGCACTGCATCGACCGCTGGCTCTCCGAGAACTCGACCTGCCCCATATGCCGCAGGGCTGTCCTCGTGTCTGGTCGGGAGAGCGTGGTTTAA